Part of the Augochlora pura isolate Apur16 chromosome 10, APUR_v2.2.1, whole genome shotgun sequence genome, ATTGGAATTTTTGCAGATTCTTGTCAAAGTATGGTCTCACGAAACGTTATCGCAACCGGTGTTTGCCTCGGCCATCGAGATGTTTTGGCCGAGGCAACCGTATGGGACCCGTGCGTTCCTtgactttttctttttgctccTCGAATATTGCGGATCGACGGGTGAAAGGAAGAAACTGACCTCGCTTGCTTTGAGGAGCTGTGCATAGTTGAACTCAGGACATGCCTTCTCGTTCGACTCTGGCAGGGTGAGTACGAAGCGGAAGGAGGGCGCGAGCTGTTTGCCCTTTTCCCcctttttctccttcttcgCGGCGTAGCCCAAGGACTCCGGAAACTCCAAGGTCTGCAAAGGTACCCGTTTAGCCTCTGACATTCCTACATTTGCACGAACTCAACGCGGATCACGGAAACACTGCGAACACTGCGGCAACAACATGGTCCTTTCTCTTAAACACCGCACCGACACCGCCACTCGCACGTCGCCATCTTCGGCTCGACTGTTTTTAGAGTGCGCTGTCGACGCCGCCGCCACGATCTGTTCTCAACGCATGCGTTTCCAACGTTCAAATTATCCTTAGACCCGTTTACATGGAACAATCGGCGACACTCGCGTGGAAACTGCCTTAATCGCCGCGTTAACAGTTAAATTACAGCAATATTCTGTTCGCGATTGAGAAGTTTTTCTGATCGTGCcagaaaaattctacgaaCGTTTCTTGCGCGAAACGATTCTCTATACTCATCCAGATACAACGGTACACGTTTTTACAATCTTGAAAACGTTTAAACTTGCTTGAACTATATTTATTGGGAGCGAAATATATACCTTGAACGCTCTAATTTTCTCGACACTAATCACTACAATCTGTGTCGCCGAGCGCACAAAATGTTTTCtcacttaaatatttttagtaacaataattgGTTTATTTGTTCAACGAGGAGAAAAGTCCCTatgttacataatataataatgacaatatgTCGCATGGTTAACATAAGAAAAGGATGAAGGTGATACaacaaaatgtataataaaaaagaaacaagtaatcgagaaattaattgcaatgataataatggAGTAAATAATGGAGAATGATAtcgggaaataaaaatgtattacaattaaatagcACGAGTAGGAGAAGAGAGTATATTGAAGAAgaacgaatattaataataacggagATGCTAGAGGAGGTGCAGGAACTACAAAATAAGTCGAATGGGTGACAATATTGGTTTGAAAGTAAGAAAACACGATTCGGATAATTGTGGTAACCGTGACACGTGCGGTGagtttttcgaaaaaagaGACTTTATCtcgtataattgaaaattttattatcaattatttgtcaagtatattccatttattttaatatcatcatACAGTCTTTACAAGTTACTATAGCGTCATTACAACTATATTAGGTGTAAAAATagtctttataattaatgtaataagttctttctctatatagtattagaaatatcatttcaaaaCTTTCATTCCAATGCCTGCAATGGTAAAATCAGTTTTGTCAATCAttggataattatttaaaacataggTGCTGTAACAGTACCCGTCCACGttaaaatgtacaatgtaaaatataaaagagcaTTTGAAAACAATGCTCAGTCAAACTTTTAAAACTAAGGAGAGGTCACATAaacaaagatattaaaaaattatgaccCTACAAGAGTAACCTCTCCTTGTAAGACCTAACTCGAACTAGGACAGTTGGTTTCGATCTCAATATTCCCCtgattctttgcaatttttattgccgAAAACTGCTGACCTAAAATCTTCATTATTTCCGCATGCTTTACGTTGCGATCTTTTTTTACAGaactataattttgttttacgaAAAGCGCAAATCCATTGAGCTCTCTTTTAGGTGTTTGTACTTGTACTGTTCCAGATTTTGTAGTTTTATTAATCAGTAATTCGAACTTTCCGTAACAATGACCACATCGTTTCTTTTCGACGTCCAAAGACTTGGAATGCCTGCCAAtgctgcaataattttatacattgtataatcATGAATTTATCCGtacttaaatttattaattacatgttAGATATTGTACCTGTAACCGCAACCAACGCATTTGTACGTGAACTTAGTCGCAATTTTATAGTCATGGCATCTGCGAATCGGTGGTAGATCAGGAAATGTCTTCATAGCTTTCTTAGCCCTAAAATGGATCTATATTGAAATGACTTTTAAGATACATGAAgacaacaaattatattacaaatatgtaCCATCCCGTCCAAAATGGACCATGTCCATCAGAGACATTGTTTATTAACCAAGCAGCTGCATGACACATTTCATGAATCAAAGTGTCCCGAAGTCTATCCGGTGTATCTATAACctacataaaaattcgtacaTAGTTCTAgtcgatatttttaacattatgtTCGTTAATGTAATTGCATACCTTCGTCGATAGAACTATTCTTGATGATCTCACGACATTTCCAAGtgtttttatcgatttcttatTGTAGCAGAAGCCAGCCGTTCCTCTCATGCGAACATTCCATTCAATGCTCATGTCCTTTGGTAATTGATCATCAAAAACTTTctcattgtataatttatataaataattgcacaAACTCTCCTTATTAGTTTTAAAGTCTTTACGATATTTTCTGGCATCTGGATGTGCATTGGCAAGGAGGACATTTTCAGATAAAGATGCCAGAAAGCTATGTTTCCCCTCACATTTCCGGTTATCAGGAGCTGGTTTAATTGGAGTAGGTTTCTTAACCGTTTGCCGAGGAAGTTTGATTGTatctgtaaatattgtttagtattacaaaaatgttattaaataatttactaatatatattacctTTTCTGATTGCAGGCTTTAATGGTATATCATCACCAGGATCAAATTCACTGGTGCTTGAACTATCACTTTCACTTTCATTATCACTATAATACAGTTTCTTTTGTACCAGATTCTGTACACCATCACAATTATTACCTTCATTTTCATCGTCATCATCTCTGTCTGCATCACAGATTCTCAATGCTCTGTGAAACCATTGTCTCCATTACTTAAGTTCAACATATATCCTTCagactttaaaaaaaatctttattACCCTTTTACATGAGGTTGATCGGGTAGTTTAGGTTGCGCGATGTTCGCCGATGTTCTGGGGTTCGTCAATGCGGTATAATATGAACTTTCACATTCACTTTCTGTTTCATCGTCATTGATAAAACTGTCCTTTGGTTTAGTACCTATGCGGACGTTTCTTTTTGTCGATGGTTTTTGTGATTTTATGTTTTCTGGAGCTACACAGTATAGaaaaacattgtaaattaACATGAAGTATGAGAATATTCTGTTAGAATGCACTTACATGCACTACTATCATCTTCTGACTCAGAcgagtatataatttttctgttcctTCGTTTCCTATAATCAGAATTAAACTTGCAATATTTGATAgttgtttgtaaaataaaaaaatgtctttttaGTTTACCTTTCCGTTTGAACTGCTCTATTTTTTGTCATAACTGCTTGTTTTCTTGGTTCTGACTTTGGTAACAACTCATTTGCCTTTTGCCTCCAAGATGTGCCATacaatttatctaatatttctgCGCAATCCATGACATCAATGTTTTgtggtttatttattgtagGAGTGGGTATTACATTTGTTGTGTGTTTAACTGTTGGTGTACGAAGTTCaagaacattattttttgACCGTTTTGTATAGTCGAGAATGGTAGATTGTTTTGCTATAGAATTCTGTACTATTCCATTGTCTTCTTCAACTGTTACTCTTTTCTCGCTCGTTCGTACTTTGCGTAttctttctctattatttGGTGTTTCATAGTTCATTTCTAATCTTTCCAAACTGCTGTTTCCGGAACtaacatcatttttattactagcAGGTACTATACTGCCAAAGCTATCACTTATCGAATCAGGGGAATTGGTCATAAGCCACTCTGAGATCtgcttcttctttctttctgacAATTCAGACGTTGTATCTATCTGTCTGTCCATGTTCGGAGTATTTAAAATCTCATTAGGAagctttttatataaattatttgaacttGTTTTGGAGTCTTGATGAATGTCACTGCCCGAAGTTGTTGGAGTTTcatcaataattttagtatttcctttaaaattgttctgaaaAGCTGGATGCAAACTACTATCTAAGCTCTCATcgattattacattattatactttttggGTGACTCATACACTACTTTTGTTGCCTTGatagttttcaaaatatttttcatgtcTCTACCTGTAAGCTTCTCCTTTTCCTTTGTCCCAATCTGTTCAGTGCTAGACAAAGCTTTCCGAGGTGTACCAACGTTTTTACCAGTACTATTCCCAATATGAGCCGGCAATAAATTTTTGACACATGCAGTATTCATGCGTAGCTCAGTATTATGCTGAGATGCCACTTTTTTATTGCTCTCTGGAGTAAAGTTAATATATGTACTCATAGTTTTAGCAGAACTTCTAACGagtttatcatttatatcacTATTACTAGATGCACTGTCATCTGAAGTAAATAGAATATCGTTTTTCTTAGCACAGatgctttcttttttattgttataaaaaatatcaagttTCTTATTACTCCTccataattcaaatttatgttCTTCCTCATCATCTGAACATTCAGAATTTGATGAACTTTCAATACGTGCCTTATATTTCGGAGTATGTTTCATAGATTTAGTTTTCGAGTTTGTAAATTGTATAGGACTAGAATCATTGGAGCTAGAGTCACTTATCACTATAACTTCTCTATTATCATTTACAACTACGTCTTGAGTGTCAGGCACAATGGAATCCTGTGACATATGTAAACAAAAGTCTTGCGACTCGTTCATCaagttttcaaatttattactagtgTAGATTTTTGAACTTCCATGTTTGTCGTATTTCCTCTCCATTTCTATTCTGTTTCTTATCTTAGAAACTAGATCATCCTCTACAATTACagagtaaatattataatgtaaacgaatttaaataatacagaacATATAAGATTTACTTACTATAGCTAAACATCTCTGCTGCCAGGTCACTGATTCAAGTTCCAGTTATTTGCCTTACATTGAAATGATAACTCAAAATGGAACAGTACAAGTATCCGATTGCTCCTAAAACAGTAATGAACTAGGTATTACATGTTACCTCTATTATGtacaacaaattttctaagaaacactttaatacattttctgTGAAGGCGAACGAAGAAATAGTAAACAATAACACTAGGTAGAATTCACGGAATTTTAACATATAATTGACAAAAGTTTGACCAAAAAAATATCAGAACACATtctttgatatatttattacactacgaagcaataaaattataatcaaacATACCTTTCTCcataaaattatcgaataaaaacaatCAAGTTAAAATCTCGTGCAGCTACGGCAAATTCGAACGTTGAATCCGTTAGAAAGCGTCGATTCAGTGTAGCCACTTGCTAAAATGAAGATTGAACAACCATGTGAACTTAGCTACGAGTGCGCTATGTAATTCTTCCTACAGCGTGACCAATAAAAGTAGGCggcaaaatttgaatcttttaaatttccGGATCGCGACGCATGGCGACGCAAGAGCTTAgaatgtgaaaattaaaaagagttGCGATCTGCTTTAccgagtaattaaatatacttgcTGTTTTTCAATCTGTCCCCATAATCGGCTGCAACTATTATACAAGAATAATATCAAAGGAAGTGGAActcttctatatttaaaagtaattttccctcgaataataatttaaaattgccaTCACTTCTGAATTGTTTTCATAGGAActtctcaattatttatctataatttttcaaaagacgAATCAGAAGATAGTTCGTACCTGAagcgatttatgaatattacgTAAAAGCTAGCAACTTTTTGGACGGAAATAGGAGAATAAAAGCGAACAATTCGGGATTGATTTAAACGATCAAAATTTAGCTGAGGCAattaacgaattttaattgcaaccTAAACCGTAAATATCTGTATTTGTATGAGCGTGTTGCACAAGAAGAAATTGCGTTCTCATTTATTCGCTCTCGAGTCCTTGAATTTCGGATTATATGTTACGTTATTAATTAGCGTTTCAATTGACTTAACGCGATTAATTATAGCATCGAAGGAAGATTAAAGGTCGCTCGGTAATTTATAGTACGATGCAGCGACGTTTCACCGTTTACTAAGGCACTGTAAAGACACTCTCTTAAAATAAATCCCGAAGTCGTTTAATCTATCTCGAGGATCAACTAATTCACCCTCGCGATCGATGCACAGTTCAAATAAATGCTGCATTTAGACCCACGAAACGCTCCCATGAATGAATGCTAGTTACGGCTGCGATCACGCTCGGAGCATGCAATACCATTATTGCTGCACACGGCAggtatagatattatttttccaatcaCTCGAAAAACCGCCGCTGAAAATAGAAATCGGAGGTGCCGGATAAAAACCtgcgaacaataaaaatcaaataaccATTAGTCATCTCGAGGTTGCGCATCGAATAACTACGGCAACGTTTCATCTATCGCGTACACTATACGCAAAAAGGTACGCTCGCGGTCTCGGAAGATTCCGTAAATAACGAGCACCGGCTGATGAATAAAAGATAAGAGACTAGCTCAAGAAAGGCCGCGGCTTAATGGATAAACATGAGCGATTCAGCTCTAAaagtaaaatgatatttctgtTTGGACGGTCTAGTTTCGTGTCGCCCCGTGTATTGCTCGCATAAAGATCGTCCTGCAACTATCGCGCTCGAAAGTCGAATGGAATTCGCGTAGACTTACCGCGAATAGTGAAGGGATGACAGGTGGGAAGGGCCAGTGAGTTACGCCGGTTTTTCTTCGGGAAAAGTCCCGGCCTTAATCCAGACGTTAGCCGGAGGGTGTTTCGCCGGTCTCGGGTTTAACGACCGGAGATCACGCAACCAGAACACTTACGACGATAAAGTCTGTGATTAGTGGCGATAAGCGTCTGGATAAGAGCAGCCTAAACCATCTTCAGACCCGAGCCACTACCTGCGATCGCCGCAGAAAGTCTCGGTACACTGCATTTCcgattttctacaaatttacGAGATTTGAACTGTTGTAGTTTCGCGAAAACGACCGGTACAGCTGTAAACTTAGGCTGATTTTGAAGCTCGGAGCCTATACCTTCATGATTCATCGCTCATTTTCTCTTAACATGCCTTCTCATGATGTAGCAGTCCGAAAACTGAAAACCTAGGTTTACTCGAATTTTTTCCATGAATGAATGCATTACAGAtttgaagtttgaagtttCCTCTTTACAATGTCTACTCAAAATATGGCGTGCGATTTTTTCTAGACACTTTACGGAACAGAAACGTGAGACAAGTACGGGCGTTGTTGATTCTAGCTTTAAAGCGAGTCgagttaaaagaaaaataaatctgccgcgtttaaaattaaacttccGCTAATTCCGTCCGGCGAACGAGAAACAAAGGGAGACCGTTCCAGCTGCACGGTCGAGTAATGAAAGGCTTCGTTAAATCGACGTCTCGCGTTTCGATTCCAAAATACGATACGATGTTCTTTCGAGCTCCGCGTTTATACTCGAATCGAAACGTTTCTCGTTCTCTATCAAGAACCGCTTAATCCCCCGACAACAAATATCTGTTctctgtaaaaagaaaatcagaTCAGGGGATCATCCGACTCGAAATAGCGAACCGCCTCCGTAATCTTATTAATGCCGCGAAACTTCCGTCatgcaatatttatcgcgCGACCCGTTGATCCGTTAAGGACGAGATGGTTGCACATCGCGGCGACGGGAAGCGTCTTCCTGTGTTTTCTCCCATGACAAAATGCTAACGAGGATCGCCTCCTTTCTCTTCCGATTCTCCTCTTCTCCCTCGGGCGCGGTTTCCACCTTTTGCATGGTCGGAACGTTCCACGGTGCTCTGTTCCTCCTATCAGGGATATTTGGAAAAAGTTATGGCTACCTAACTACTCTATTCTTCGATACAGGAGCcctaatacttttttaaagagCTTATAGAGATTTATCAAATGATGAGAAACAAAATACAGTTTCGttataaaacagtttaaaaatcTTGATTTCTATTGTTGAACGAAAAGATCTTTTACTGCAACTTGTTGTTCTATAATCACTGAGTAATTTTCTCccgaataattttatcattttatcgCCGATGCTTGAATAAatcgtaacaataaaaaaatgatagttttcttaaaatgtctgtaagaaatgtttacttaaaaaatgctgtatatgtttcttaaaaaaaatattaacggtGAATTAGAACGCTGAagtcaataaatatttgatacaacgaattataaaaatatattctcgcTTGCgtaagattatttaaattcagattatataaattaagataaCAAACGAATACATGGCCAAAGAAAAGCATTAAATTTAACGCGATCTTTTgcatgaaatttcaaatttaaatttcaacgaCAAACTGTTACGCAGTGCAAAACCGTAACTGATTAATACGCCATTGTACGCACTCATACGCCATTAACATTTCGCAAGGCTTCGTCGACCCCACGCTTCGAACTTTTGACATTTGTTCCGTGGATTACAGGTCGAGCACCGCGCTGCAGGGAATTCCGGTGTCCGGCTAGGGAATAATACTAGACGCAGTGCAATCAGATCCTCGCATCGAATCCGTGGACCCGGCGCGAATAGGAAATCGGCTGCGACGAGGCGGAAGGTGAACAACGGAACCGGAAACGTCATGTCAGCGGGGAACAAATTCAAACGACCGTTTGCAGTATAAAGCAGCGTTCAATATATTAACGCGTGTCCCCGTAATAGGATCGATGTACAACGAACGGATGAAAATATCGTATTTACACGGGTATTGATAAATTCGTGGTCTGTCTGATGTTCCGCGTGATGGAACGTGATAGTGCAGAAATTTACAAAAGTGTCAAGCGGTATTTATACAGTGTGAAGGGCCGTCGACAATTCCGGATGATTAATATCCACCCGACAGCTCGTCCCCGAAAGTCACGAAATCGCCGTTGCGCCGCGTCCACGCTTCTAACTTGTCAGCAACGTCCAGTCTGTCCCCAGAACGTTATAACCGGTTGTCGCCAGGACAGCAGTTCCACTGAAACGTCGACGGAAGCTCGCGAATGTTTCACATTTGGTAGCATCTGGTGCAACTTACCGGTCGATCATCCAGCTCGCGGAACACCCGAGATCG contains:
- the LOC144475945 gene encoding uncharacterized protein LOC144475945, whose amino-acid sequence is MFSYKDDLVSKIRNRIEMERKYDKHGSSKIYTSNKFENLMNESQDFCLHMSQDSIVPDTQDVVVNDNREVIVISDSSSNDSSPIQFTNSKTKSMKHTPKYKARIESSSNSECSDDEEEHKFELWRSNKKLDIFYNNKKESICAKKNDILFTSDDSASSNSDINDKLVRSSAKTMSTYINFTPESNKKVASQHNTELRMNTACVKNLLPAHIGNSTGKNVGTPRKALSSTEQIGTKEKEKLTGRDMKNILKTIKATKVVYESPKKYNNVIIDESLDSSLHPAFQNNFKGNTKIIDETPTTSGSDIHQDSKTSSNNLYKKLPNEILNTPNMDRQIDTTSELSERKKKQISEWLMTNSPDSISDSFGSIVPASNKNDVSSGNSSLERLEMNYETPNNRERIRKVRTSEKRVTVEEDNGIVQNSIAKQSTILDYTKRSKNNVLELRTPTVKHTTNVIPTPTINKPQNIDVMDCAEILDKLYGTSWRQKANELLPKSEPRKQAVMTKNRAVQTERKRRNRKIIYSSESEDDSSASPENIKSQKPSTKRNVRIGTKPKDSFINDDETESECESSYYTALTNPRTSANIAQPKLPDQPHVKGALRICDADRDDDDENEGNNCDGVQNLVQKKLYYSDNESESDSSSTSEFDPGDDIPLKPAIRKDTIKLPRQTVKKPTPIKPAPDNRKCEGKHSFLASLSENVLLANAHPDARKYRKDFKTNKESLCNYLYKLYNEKVFDDQLPKDMSIEWNVRMRGTAGFCYNKKSIKTLGNVVRSSRIVLSTKVIDTPDRLRDTLIHEMCHAAAWLINNVSDGHGPFWTGWAKKAMKTFPDLPPIRRCHDYKIATKFTYKCVGCGYSIGRHSKSLDVEKKRCGHCYGKFELLINKTTKSGTVQVQTPKRELNGFALFVKQNYSSVKKDRNVKHAEIMKILGQQFSAIKIAKNQGNIEIETNCPSSS